The Engystomops pustulosus chromosome 9, aEngPut4.maternal, whole genome shotgun sequence genome includes a window with the following:
- the CYSLTR1 gene encoding cysteinyl leukotriene receptor 1, translated as MQMLPVTSQMQDMSNSTTPYYDASTCSIDDFRNKVYSTAYSMFTVFGLIGNSFALFVLIKTYSQRTAFHIYMVNLAISDLLFICTLPFRVAYYVSKGTWYFGSFLCRISSYVFYVNLYCSIFILTAMSVTRFLAIVYPVKNLRLVSIKRAKWACAGIWLFVTIISSPFLMTGSYKDPQTNITKCFEPPPSEGKIKMVLVLNYIAFIIGFIIPFIVILVCYTMIIKTLLKNTMTKHQTSRKKAIRMIVIVMTVFFLSFMPYHIQRAIHLHTVNKSKDCNEQIWEQKKVVITLTLAACNCCFDPMLYFFSGENFRRRLSTFRKQSISSMAPEGKKKRSESLHDRSEVFPALEKQDSNES; from the exons ATGCAGATGTTACCGGTCACCAGTCAG atgcagGACATGTCGAACTCAACAACCCCGTATTATGATGCATCAACCTGCAGCATTGATGATTTTCGGAACAAGGTCTACTCTACTGCATACTCAATGTTTACAGTCTTTGGTCTCATCGGCAATAGCTTTGCTTTATTTGTTCTGATAAAAACCTACAGCCAGAGAACAGCTTTCCATATCTACATGGTCAACCTTGCCATCTCTGATCTGCTCTTCATCTGCACCCTGCCATTTAGAGTGGCCTATTACGTCAGTAAAGGGACTTGGTACTTTGGTAGTTTCCTTTGTCGAATTAGTTCTTACGTCTTCTATGTTAACTTATACTGCAGTATTTTCATCCTGACGGCTATGAGTGTCACACGGTTTTTGGCGATTGTCTATCCCGTTAAAAATCTCAGATTGGTATCCATAAAAAGAGCaaagtgggcatgtgcaggaatATGGCTCTTCGTCACTATAATAAGCTCACCATTTTTAATGACTGGGTCGTACAAAGATCCCCAAACCAATATAACCAAGTGTTTTGAGCCACCACCTTCCGaaggtaaaataaaaatggtGCTTGTTCTCAACTACATCGCCTTCATCATCGGCTTCATCATTCCGTTTATTGTAATCTTGGTGTGCTATACCATGATTATAAAGACTTTGCTCAAGAACACGATGACCAAACACCAGACTTCCAGGAAGAAGGCCATTCGTATGATTGTCATAGTCATGACTGTGTTCTTCCTAAGTTTTATGCCGTATCATATCCAACGGGCGATACACCTCCACACGGTCAACAAGAGCAAGGACTGTAATGAGCAGATATGGGAGCAGAAGAAGGTAGTCATCACATTGACCCTTGCAGCCTGTAATTGTTGCTTTGACCCAATGCTCTACTTTTTCTCGGGAGAAAACTTTCGAAGGAGACTCTCGACCTTCAGGAAGCAATCCATTTCAAGTATGGCACCCGAGGGTAAAAAGAAAAGGTCAGAAAGCTTACATGACCGGTCTGAGGTCTTCCCTGCCTTGGAGAAACAGGATAGTAATGAAAGTTAG